The genomic stretch CCACtttgaaaacatgcaaacatgcacacactcacCGACATCCTATATGAGTCAAGAGTGAAAAATGAAGGCACGCATCCTTCACCTTTGCCCTGTTAAAAGTCAAGGCGGAGCATTGAGCTTTCATTCACAGCATTGTTCGACAGCTAAACAAAACACTTCCTCCTCCCTTCCTCACGCCTGCCTGGCGGCCTTGTTCACCTACTACAACACAAGGGGAATACATGCTGGCAAAGTGTCAAACGGGGGAGGCTACGTGACCAACTCGCTGAAGAGTGCACCTGCAGAAAGTCATTACACTGTGGTTCAGATATAGCCATGTTGGAATAACACACTTGGAACTAAACTGCATTTAGATGTAAAAGATTTATAGAATGTCCCTCAGCTTTTCTCCATACCAGTAAATGCTCAAGATTCCaattatgtcattcattgagaGTCCAGCTGTCTAGCACTGCAAGTGTTCTCCCGCAGGAGACGACAACAATCTGGAGCCACTAATCTACAGCGAACCCATGCAGAGCATGACGACAAGATGTCTACAGAAAGTAGTTCATCTGAGGAGAAAAtctacgggggggggggggggggggggggatgtgacGAAGGCGTTTATCACCCACCTGTGACCCAAACAGCTGGGGAGAACAGGGGAACAAGCATAAGGAAGATCATTCCAAGTAAGAACATTTGACGGTGTTAGTATTTGCTTTGGTGTTTACAAAGTTTCATATGAGGTTTCTGacctgtttttttctgtgcataCCAAAATGTTGGTTTATGTCCATCTGTCATCATCTGCTATTCCCAGGCCACTGTTTTGTTGGTGTGTACATGTGTCCATTCACTCCCATATAGGGCCAAGATAGGGCCAAGATTAATTTGCTAACTGTAGGAATAGTGCTACAAACAAAGAAAGGATGAGAAGATCACGTTTGTCGTGGCAAAGAGAATAGTAGTCCTCTAACCTGGCAAAAGTGGAGAGTGGGTGGTCACGCTACAAGCAGGAAAGAATCACTGCAATAAAGAGGATAATTGTGTGGCAGAGGAGGTGAATGAGATGGCTAAAGCAGAAAGAGCCAAAAAAAGATGTACGTCTATGGCATGGTTAGGCCTGTTGTGATGATCAATAAATCACACGgtaaataaaagcaaacattATATTTTGCCGGTCTCCATATATTGACAAGTGCATGCGTGTtttcctcttctctctctctctctctctctctctctctcactctctctctctctctaccaaACAGCCTGGATgagaagagagttcactctgtgtgtCTCAACACCTGGGCGCATTGATTCTATAATGGAATGAACGGAGTGAATGAACCCTCGTGTTAGTcattcagtctctttgtcccAAGTGCACATGCCAGTGGGCATCGTGAGCAAGCAAACTCAAGCAAATGGATGATTTTTCAAAAAGGGGTACCAGCGACAATTCAGTTACTTTGAAGGTGATGACACACAGACTATAGTGATTTCAAGCCATGGCCATGTGAAAATATACTCCACACATATTGAATAGAGGAAATAGTGTTGAATACTTTATTCCCGCCTGTTGTGTATAAAATAAGACCTGATGTCAATTTCAGCCCATTTGCGCATTGTTGttttgtgacataaaaaaagactgaactaaataatacaaaacagtaGAACATATACTTCAGCTGCCGTGATTGCTGAAGTATAACACCTCATTGTGCACCAAACACATTTTGCTGTACTTTGACCAAACTCCAACAAAATGTTACAACTGATTAAACATTAACAGCATATTCCACACACAATGTTGATAAAGGTCAATCAAGGTAGTGTATATGCAAGTGAGCTGTTTTTTGGTCAATATTCAGAGAAAATCAGAAATATTGTGATtgattgtgatttttatttaagtgcaatttgttgtaaaaaaatcccttttatttttattgtggttttccgtcttttgtttgtttcatttattatgttgttattttgtgttatttaaaaCTGCTCAACATTCAAATTAAAGTTGCTTTGGATACTGTGTACTCACATTATCATGCCGTATATTATCATTACATCATGTAAAAatggtctcaaaataatgttgacaataatattgttgaTCGGCAATCATTTGTGGGACAATTAGCAACATTTGTTtgttaaaatgaatgaagagtGACGGGGATGAAGACAAGGAAGGAAGTTATTAGGCACCCTCATGGATGtcaaataatctaaaaaaaatagcagataCCTGTTCTATAAGGAATAATGTACCACAGCAATGTACATTGACTACAAACTATATTCTAGATGGTTGTATATTTTAGTTTATAGGGTAACTTATAATTGTAGTGCTGGACAAAAGAAACACAAGTGATAAGTATAGCTTCATACAAATATGGGCCTGAATGTCAGCATGTTTATCCATATGTCACTAGTTACTATCGGGCCCACCCACAAACACTTAGCGCTGACACAGAGGCCAGCTTGAACCTACGTACCGGTATATTAACTATAATTGAACCATTATTTAATTGTCAAGCTGTCTAGCCATTTTTGCATTAATTAAAAGTCCCTTACATTGAAAGGATGCAGTGAGAATTGTTGTTTTaaagatgtaattttttttaactgcatgCCTCATTCTGTCTCCAAAACTGGAAACAGCCTCATGGTGAGGAGGATGCAGTTTCTGTGTGTTCGTAAAAAGCAGTCATGCCGAGTGGTCTaccagacacacatacacacagcgtTGGGCTGTCTGACCACAGAAACAGTAGCAGTAGAAGGGGAGGAGAGAGTGATCCCTGAAGACCCTGACCTGGTTTATACTGCAACCACTCAAGCGTTATTATTTGCGAATCTAATACATGGCTAAAGATAGCCATTGCAAAACCCACCAAAAAGTACAAATTTCACATATTGCAACTCTTCATTCATCCAAATCAGTAAAGTTTTACTTTCACGTGTTCCCTTTCTCCAACACACAGCAGGAAAATCCTCCCTCTGTTCTTGGAAAGTTTAAGGCACAACGGTATGCCGAAATCCACCTCTTCTCTCCCTCTCCGGCTTGTTATGCAATACTGAGGTGTTCAGTCTTTCCATTTTCCTGCTCAGAGGTGCACTGATGCCACCAAGTTCAACAGTAAAATCGGAAAAGCAGATAGTACCGACAGCAACGACTACAACAGCCCAGAGTACAGTTTTAATGCAGAACAAACAATGTAGTTTATGCAGAAAAGCAATTTTTCTACACTGACACAATGAACTGAAATAACACtagcaaatgacaaaaaaaatttaatttaatcgtATTATAATTACAAGCtcgaaaatgtgttattttgaaatctCTTTCTTGAAAAGAAAACACGATGGAAGTGTAACATATGCATTtacaacacataaaaaaataccaaattatttctaaacaaataataaataaaatgcagttGTCTATAGTGGCCAATCCTGCGACTCATGTCACAagactttaaatatttttttaattaaaaaaaaaaaaggaaattgcAAACAAATGCAATCACTGAGTCAATCAGTGGCTCAATAAAGATCACAACATAATCACAGCCGGCGGAATGACGACACATGTGCCTTCATTGAGTTCTGCCACCAAGGAAACCTGCTGTCGATGGAGTAAATCCTTTAAATGCGCATCTCTTTGAAGGAATCTTTCCCATCAGTACGTTTTCacttaataatgttttattagtGTATTGTGTATATGTTTTAAGCTCCAACATGTATTGTCAATAAGTTTGTTTATTAAACGATTACATTTGTGACTTATTAGGTTATGATAACATGTTGAAAATGTACTCAGTGTTATGTGCTCACAGATTAGTTCAACAGCCACAAAGCCATgtgaaatacacactaaatccACACACAGAACTTGTCACACTGGCGCCGCTTTATGCTAACGAGGCAGCTAATGTCACTGCTAGCTATGCCGCATCAGTTAAGTTGCCGACTTTTGGCAACATAGCTCATTCCTGTGGTTTCAGCACATCGAAGCCCAGTTTTAACTGCGAGGAATAACACAGGACATGACAAAGTATTTCCACATAGTGGCCGCACTGGACCTCCATTTTCTCTCATACCGTTGGACAGTATGACGTACTATTTTAGTGGTTTTAAAACTGTGACTTTTTATATCGTGGTGCACCTTGAAACCCGTAATTGGCTCATGCCTACTGATTACCGTAGCAGAACAGgcgaaagacttttttttttttttttgacaaaagtaAACATACACAGCAGATATAGCATTTACTGTATGAACAAAACAAATGGTAAACTGCAAAAGAAATTGAAAATTTAATTATAAACAATAGAGGTTTCCTTCATGATTCAGATCATCATCAGGTTTTGAACAGGTGTGATACTACAGTGTGCATGTCTGATGGTGCTCAggttatttgtatgtatgttctGACACTTGAACAATTAGGGGGAAGATTTATCATGGACACAATGAGCCTTCTTTTCTGTATGGTCAATAAACTAAAAACCATACAAACTAATTACATAGAGTAATGAACTTCTACTgggaattattttaaaaaatccatagCGTGTAAACTGAACAATAAGTGATCATGTCTTTGAAACATGAGGTTATTACACCTGAGGAAGCTAATAAGCTTGTTCTCTCCGCACACAAGGTCAAGCTAAATCAACCTGTTGAAGTTAAATGCACAATCCTGTTTTGACAGCGCAAACATTTTTGTGTACACGTACAAACAAAGGTGCCAAACTCTCTCAGAATTGATGACAATACTGATGACAGACGATCTTCCAAGCTAGTCTGTGCTTACACTGATGCTGGATTCTTATCTTAACCATCAACACACTGACAAACACCAAGCACATTTGTTTTCCACAAATATTAGAACAGATGCAACGTCTATGACAgttgacaaaaaaatgcaagcTTGTGTTTCCTTGCTTGCCTGAGAGTTGCATGCTCACTCAAAAGAGGACTATGTTTCCAGTGGTTGGACGCTTATGGAAGCAATGGACCACAGAGTGGTGCTGGGAATCTCAGGGTACCTCACAATACGATTCACAATGTAGACTCATGATTATGGTATGGCAGTAGcgtaaaacaaacacaaaaaagattGAGTACATAGTAATTTTGCAAACTATCAAGTATAAACGGCAATAATGCAAAAACAATGACACCGTTTTAGTGTGCAATTCGTGTAGTATTTTAAAAGCAACATCTCATGTCTCTCAGGTAGATTTAATCGTTTATGTAGAAGcagaataaaagtaaatatttagTGTAGCATAGTATTGACGTAACTACCGGAAAGAGATGTCATTCATGGCATTCTCTTTTGACTGGACCCACAACATGAAACAAATCACCTCTTTTTGATCCACTTTTACTTGGTATTAACATGCTTAGCAGCAAGTATTTTGGGGTCAACGACACATTAACCGAAACAATTCTTCGTCCAAATTCATGTAAGAAAAGCTCTCCCGCTTAAATATTTTAGATGGAAACTGGTGGGGGAAGTGATTTCACACAAAGGTAAAAATGTGATGATCCGAGAAGCAAGAAACTGAAACTGTTAATTTAGTGGCAAACTTGCTGAGAGCACTTAAAGAGTCTAAAATGTCAAGCCTCCTTTTGTTGCCTGACCTATTTAGTCCAATAGCACACGTGACGAGTACAAAAAGAAAGGAGAGGTgagctatttgtgttttatgtgactgccaacatttaaattgcactttatttacaaagcacaaCTCCACTCAGTGTGCTCGTTTGTCATTAAATACAGCTGTCATATTTGAATAGAAGACTTATAAAAATACTAAGAggtgaagcaaatattctttggtGAACTACGTCacactttaaaaaattaatttgtgaggatgatggatgattgatCCCATTACTGAAATAGCCACTTGTCGCTTGCTCGTGGGACGAAAACAAGCCAGCTAGATGCTATGGCCCATATCATCCAACCATACTTGACAGTTTGAAATAGTTTCCAATCAAGCAGTGAAAATACAtggcttttatgtttttttttacttttatcgtGGTTTGAAATAGAAGTAATCGGACTCATGGAAATTCACAGGTATCGACTAATGAAACTCTGGTATAGTAACAACCCTAATTGAGGCAATAGCTTGCTGTGCTCTGagacaaggacaaaaatgtaaactatgAGACCACCAAACAGACTATTGCTGGTATGCAATGTTAGGTCTAAATTGTAGGCTGTCTCAGACACATAAGTCAAGTGTAGGCGCGATTATGAACATCTATGTAAACGCTTgcgatgacaacacaaaatgactATAGGTGAGTCTCTGCAGCTGAGAAGCAATTCTAGTGGAACATTGTCGTCCTTTCAAGTGAAAGACAGAAGATATGTCTATGACCGTCAAAAGACCCACATTTCCTCTCCGAGGTTTCACATTCCTGGGATTCCGACTTAAGACCACTGCAACCCCATTTAAAACCCATTCGCCATACAGAtgaaggggagaaaaaaagaccAATAATAGCTGGGAAGGAGTGTGCCTTAGAAAGTGTGTAGATCTTATTACTAAACCTTGCTGTATAAGGCAGATGGTGTGAAACAGTAAATCAAGGGGTAGTGTCTATCATAGGAAGCACAGGAGACATCTATCATGCTGAGATGTGAGATCCTGTGAACCAGTAGGAGTTCATATAATGCTGATGGCACCAGTAAGACATCTATATGCTTCTTTAGGTCACCAACTTTTTGAACCCACAGACTCATAGTAATCCAATGCTACTGTGACATATCGATGTATAAAACAAAGATAAGTAAAATATCAATTTCAAAAAATCTACAAAACACACCAATACAATAATGTCACAATATCAACCAATTCTTCAATGGAATCAAGACAGTTCTGAATAGTTCCTTTTAGGTTCAATCCAAAACTATGAAACAATGAACTTCTccccacacaaacaaacacatgagGGGTTTGGTGCATTAGCTTTGCTGGACTTGGCGAAACAATATTTTAAGTAGCTGCTGCCATAATTTTGGTGAAATTTTTCTTTCTTGTCTCCTCAATGCCCTTAAAGGGAAactattgtattttttccacttttctgacctaaaaatgttgaattctcatgttaaaacgatgccaacgtttcagataaatgaagtttgcacatttggaagtgagtcgtGAAAGGAGTGATCTGAACACTtcaaaggtttttttgacaCAGAGTTTTGTGACATCAATGCGATCTGGACTTCCAtttatgggctgcagattgccagTACTCAGTAAACGCAGACCGAGGTActcggaagtcctcgggagtgcgaccaatcacagtggcgTGGATGAATTAAACAGACTGTTCAGGTCAGAAGCAGGAAATACATGGAAACGCTGCACACAGAGGTGCAAAATCTGGAAGATGTGGaaagctttattttattttgctttattcaCGGACACATTAGGTGCACCTGCGTAGAGTAATGGCATTCAGTGAATCATGCACATGATTGTATGTTGCCTTTTCATAGACGTCTGGATACAGTACGTATGAATGTAATCATGTGTTGACTATAGCAGTTGGTGCAGAAGAGCACTGCATATTCTAACAGACACACCAACATCTACAGTAGTTATTCAATCGACACAACTACACTGCCCAACATCATGCGTAAATACTTAACTATATCAATAGGTGATTTGTATGGGGAATCCTATGAGCAACAATTGCAAAATATGTAATCATGTTATGTTGGCGGTTGTCAGTTAAATGTCTATAAAAGGAGATAAAGTTAAATAGACACAGAAATACAACTTGTccatctcgctgccacatcgcCAGCTGACCCCCAGCAGATGTTAGCTAGTctggctagcatgctaatgttaccaccGGAGGCGGGGAGGGGGGTAAATTCGCTTACCTGTCAACCGTAGCTTTACTGGGCCATTCCTCCGAACTCCCTGGTTAGACATCCCAACTTTTGTGTTGCAGTTCTTTCAAAATTAACAAAGTATGTGACTCATTTGCCAACGCTTGACTTGTCCAAATCAGCTCCCCCTCCCTGCTAGCTTAGCTTGTTGTATCACCACCATGGCACATCACTGGCTGTGTGGTGCTGTCAATAACCACATAGCTGGCAAAAAATGAGGATAATCCCAACTGCTGGAAAAATAAGTGCCAGTAGCTACACTCCCAAATGCCGTACATGCCGCGAACAACGGGTAATCAAGTTAAAGGTTCGCCCTCCATACAAACAAGCGTCTTGTCTGCTGCTTGGCTGCTTCGTGATGAGTGTCTGAGTAGACTGTAGCTGCAGACATACAGGCGTGTAAAGCGACACAAAGACAAACAACATCCggtgtgtctttttaaaataaaagttgtCTTATAGTTTCGATCGAACCtgtcaatattgaaatatccaTGCGCCGGATATCACGACAACTTCGGACAGCGccaaatagtaatattaatttgGAGTATAAGTTAAAAATTCAGGCCTTTAGAAAGTTTCACCGCTGATGGTGACCGTACctcatgaatatattttaggATATTAGGAAGTCAACTTTTTGTGTGCAATTTTTCTTCTCACAATCGAGTGAGCTTATATTTCACTGTTGACTGTTGTCATATCAATGTTGACAGTGACAAACTTCATCCgcatttcattcataatttaaaTTACAGTAAGCATTATACACATGGCGCCATCTCGTGGTATATTGGACTCACAGCATGTCGTCATAACATTCCAAATCAGAGCGTGTGCTGTCAACCGCACTGACGTGAGCGTAAAGTATGTCACACCACGATTTCCCCAATATGTGCAAcatcaattaaaaacaaatacttcCGGGTGTACTATTCATATTGGAAGTTTTACTGACGTACACAGTACGCCGACccagtggcctaatggataaggcaTCAGCCTCCGGAGCTGGGGAttgtgggttcgagtcccaTCTGGGTCGTTTTTACAGTAAGACTATGTACAAAGACGATTTAGTATTTATAGTCATTGAGAGCCGTCGCTCATTTCCGGTTCCAAATAATTAATTAGTCTGGAAGCCTCAAATTTCACTTTTACATTACCAGCATAATGATAAGGCCCTGATAATGTACAGTAACATTTCTTTTCAACAAGCGACCTCTGGAAAAAATTTCATTGAAAACTTTGCATGCAAACATACAACACTAAAATCTTTTAGCATATCAAAATGTGGTTCAAAATTAAGGCATAAGTAAGGAACAATATACCAATACAAGACACATTAGCATAGCGTGTTTTTACAATGTATTTGGAAGAAGACTGCTGAGATAATTTATCATgaatttcatatatttattattgttgaataatgaataatgacaaCCACTGTGTCTAATACCTGATTGCATCTTGTATGACGGTATGTTGCTGCAGTTCATAACTTCCACCTACAGGAAGCGGTAAAGCTTCATCCTGGTTCGCTTAATGGCCACTGGCTAGTAGCATCAAGCTAACACAAACTCATTGGCAACTTAACATTTATTTGTGtctttacacatttttaaaaggtCAACAATCATTTACAGGGGTGTATAAATGTATTGAAAAATACGtgtaattaattattacaaGACACTGTTAAAATGGCTCCATATACATGAACTGTATTGGaaactgaatgtttttttttaaggaattgCTAATGAATGGAAGGAGTgtcaggagtgtgtgtgtgtttaggacGTCCCACCTTGCGCTAAGAGCGTCGAAGTGGCTTATAAAAGTCTCCGGATGCTCTCCTCTTTGCAGCCATTCTCCGCCTCTAACAGCAACATTTACCACGATGAGGATTACTTTGTTCGTCGGCTTCTTATTGCTTCCTCTTTACATGGCGGAGGAACACGTCGTTAACGGTGAGTGGGaactactttttttccccaaaccaTAACAATATGAATTGATCATTTTTAAACCAATAGAACTATGTTGCAGTTTAGCACTAGAAAATAGGGTTTATCATGGTAGTTTATTCCCTAGAGAAAAgagaaaattaaaacatttattttccaaaagtatGTATTATCAATACAACTCATCAATAAATCtaatttttaatgaatgaaaaaaacataaaaatgataaaaatagaacaaaaagcCACACAGGTAAAAGAAAAAGCTGAGATGTTGAtacaaataactaataaaacactgtcttcacacacacatgcatatacatacttctttcttcatttttttgttcactttaatgcctggtacaactaaaagtatatatgtttttacaaaaatggatCTATTGTCAACCACAAAATGCAAgtcatagagcaggggtgtccaaatgagggctgcactttaaaatgtatgtaatgccactaaatgtattcattaataTTTTGCAACATTCAGGCTTTCAACTTGGGTAACTTTTTTTGTGAGGTCCTAACACTTCCTCTGTAACGCGAAGTGCTTTCCATCATATATACTGAactataaatttatattttgtatttttttaatgtacttatagattttctttttttgtccacaCTGGTACTGGTTCCAAAACACTTTAAAGTCTTACAGAtggtatttttgtgtgttttgcttgCAGAGTTTTATTCTCTCATCGAGAAGGGTCAGGGAAGTTTTGTAAATCCACCACAGAGCAACCAAAGCAGGCTAATGGTGAAAGAGCCTTCTCTGCCCATCAATGAGCTTCTCGAGAAGAGTAGCAGGACTTCAGAGTCCAAATTCTCCCTCCATCCTTTACCGCCTGCTGTGTGGCCAAAGCATAGCGACCTGTCTCCCGTCATTCGCCACCACAACAAGAGTAAAAGAGGTCCAAAAAGTGACCACATCCTGGAGCTGAGCACAGACAAAACCAGAGGAGAAGCGGCTGGTCTGCTTCCGAAACCTTCTCTGACGGCATCTTCAGCCACCAACCGCACGGTTCAGATGAGCCTCAGCCTACCTCAGCCCACTGAGTCGGAGGGCCATACCAGCTCCAGACCGAGGAGCGCTCCTCCACACCCGCAGCCAGCTCCGGCACCCTCTCCTCGCAGAGAACCCCCCAGCCGACGCCTGGACCCGGAGGAAAACCGTCCAGGGAAGGCTGGCCTCTTTCAGGCAGGCATTGGTGCAGCATCACCACGGAACAACAGCCGGCCACCGGTCACCTACAACCGGCGCTCCTCTAGCCTGCTGTACCAGTTTGACATCCTCAGACGAGGTCAGTGGTCTTTCCTCACATTCCATATTGTTtgcggttaaaaaaaaagaggatttCCAAATCTTATGCCAGCAAATACCTCTGTTAATTGTAGTTTACACACGTTTTATGTCAGAAGCCATGCTGGTTTTCATAAGTAAACCACCAAGAAGACTTCCTGTTCTTCTTTCAACACAGctcattcctcctcctcctcctcctcgtccgccAGCACTGATCAAAATCAATGCTGGTTTTCAAAATGAcaggctttccttttctttcgcCAGCATAGTTTATGCCTCTTCTTTTGCCAGATTACAGTTGTTCAGATACAGATTATGAGTCAAAATAATTggtaatttaataaaaaattcaaGACGCTCTCTTCTTTTGCCAGCACACCTTCATCACTCGCTACTCACCCCTTTTATTGCAGTTTCTTTGCACATTTGTGTCAAAATCATTACCGgttttccaaaataaacaaCTCCAAAGAAGAGAACTTGCTCAGCTTTTGCCAGCACATACCTTGTATTACAGTTTTTCACACATTTTGGGTCAAAGTCAATGCTGGATTTGAAAAATAAAgcccaaaaaatgtattttttcgcCAACATAAGTTCTGCCCTTCTTATGCCAGCATGATCAGTTTTTCGTCTACACGCaaatgaggataaggggtaaagaaaatggatggattttgggTCATAAtcattgcattcattcattcattcattcattttctactgcttttcctcacgagggtcgcgggggatgctagagcctatcccagctgtcttccggcgagaggcggggtacaccctggactggtggccagccaatcacagggcacatatagacaaacaa from Doryrhamphus excisus isolate RoL2022-K1 chromosome 1, RoL_Dexc_1.0, whole genome shotgun sequence encodes the following:
- the LOC131135085 gene encoding UPF0450 protein C17orf58 homolog — its product is MRITLFVGFLLLPLYMAEEHVVNEFYSLIEKGQGSFVNPPQSNQSRLMVKEPSLPINELLEKSSRTSESKFSLHPLPPAVWPKHSDLSPVIRHHNKSKRGPKSDHILELSTDKTRGEAAGLLPKPSLTASSATNRTVQMSLSLPQPTESEGHTSSRPRSAPPHPQPAPAPSPRREPPSRRLDPEENRPGKAGLFQAGIGAASPRNNSRPPVTYNRRSSSLLYQFDILRRESDPTHDAFCISECKKEKDEKDYYCYSEFAVNGIVHDIDVLRKGIRLVTLMVSSDGFYKMSRLYATPDSFFFKVRLLVLDTYKCSKPCPDIKFGTRYIAMGQIYHRRRHLPSDLLNLLGGRLKPGDGILRSNNYVKRFNKRKHQKVLEATRSKCR